In Streptomyces sp. P3, one DNA window encodes the following:
- a CDS encoding DNA polymerase IV, whose amino-acid sequence MRNAPTILHLDMDAFFAQAEQASKPSLRGKAVVVGGLGPRGVVATASYEARVFGIHSAMPMAQARRLAPNAAYLVPRFAFYRSISEQVMALLRALSPLVEPLSLDEAFVDLEAGGAAWDGDSARLAGVRLRADIRAVTGLTGSVGLASCKMLAKIASEEAKPDGLVLVEPGTERQLLGPMPVRTLPGVGPATGDHLRRAGITTVDEIAEAGEDELVRLLGKAHGHALHAMALARDDRPVVAERETKSVSVEDTYDVDIHDRIRVGLEVQRLADRCVRRLREARLSGRTIVLKVRRYDFSTLTRSETLRGPTDDPAVIREAAARLLDSVDTTGGVRLLGVGVSGLADFTQEDLFAQAAEARADESADGSAEVPAAEEPTPAPAHAAVHAEHLWRPGRDVRHAELGHGWVQGSGLGRVTVRFETPESAPGRVRTFRTDDPQLAPADPLPLVRRRPGEDEEAAGGTRELSMTPDSGTAE is encoded by the coding sequence GTGAGAAACGCGCCCACGATCCTGCATCTCGACATGGATGCCTTCTTCGCTCAGGCGGAGCAGGCGTCCAAGCCGAGTCTGCGCGGGAAGGCCGTGGTCGTCGGTGGCCTCGGGCCCCGCGGAGTGGTCGCGACGGCCTCCTACGAGGCACGGGTCTTCGGGATCCACTCGGCGATGCCCATGGCCCAGGCGCGCAGGCTGGCGCCGAACGCCGCGTACCTCGTGCCGCGGTTCGCCTTCTACCGGTCGATCAGCGAGCAGGTCATGGCCCTGCTGAGGGCGCTTTCGCCGCTGGTGGAGCCGCTGAGCCTGGACGAGGCGTTCGTGGATCTGGAGGCCGGCGGGGCGGCCTGGGACGGGGATTCCGCGCGGCTGGCCGGCGTCAGACTGCGCGCGGACATACGGGCCGTCACCGGTCTCACGGGTTCGGTGGGACTGGCCTCCTGCAAGATGCTCGCGAAGATCGCCTCGGAGGAGGCGAAACCGGACGGTCTGGTGCTCGTCGAGCCGGGCACCGAGCGGCAGCTGCTCGGTCCCATGCCGGTGCGGACACTGCCGGGGGTGGGCCCTGCCACGGGGGACCATCTGCGGCGGGCCGGGATCACCACGGTCGACGAGATCGCGGAGGCGGGTGAGGACGAGCTGGTGCGCCTGCTGGGCAAGGCGCACGGCCATGCCCTCCACGCCATGGCGCTGGCACGCGACGACCGTCCCGTGGTGGCCGAGCGGGAGACCAAGTCCGTCTCGGTCGAGGACACGTACGACGTGGACATCCACGACCGGATCCGGGTGGGGCTGGAGGTGCAGCGGCTCGCGGACCGGTGTGTGCGCAGGCTCCGGGAGGCCCGCCTGTCGGGTCGGACCATCGTGCTGAAGGTGCGACGGTACGACTTCTCGACCCTCACCCGGTCCGAGACGCTGCGCGGGCCCACCGACGATCCGGCGGTGATCAGGGAAGCGGCGGCCCGGTTGCTGGACTCCGTGGACACCACGGGCGGGGTGCGGCTGCTCGGGGTGGGCGTCAGCGGTCTGGCGGACTTCACGCAGGAGGACCTTTTCGCGCAGGCCGCGGAGGCGCGTGCGGACGAGTCGGCGGACGGATCTGCGGAGGTGCCCGCGGCCGAGGAGCCGACGCCGGCGCCTGCCCATGCCGCTGTCCACGCCGAGCATCTGTGGCGTCCTGGGCGCGACGTGCGACATGCCGAACTCGGGCACGGGTGGGTGCAGGGCAGCGGGCTGGGCCGGGTCACGGTGCGGTTCGAGACGCCGGAGTCGGCGCCGGGCCGGGTGCGCACGTTCCGCACCGACGATCCGCAGTTGGCTCCGGCGGACCCGCTGCCGCTGGTGAGGCGAAGACCGGGAGAGGACGAGGAGGCGGCGGGCGGCACGCGGGAACTCTCGATGACGCCGGACAGCGGCACGGCGGAGTGA
- a CDS encoding PRC-barrel domain-containing protein, producing the protein MQTDIDPRNLIGRKAFDRNGAKIGTVDEVYLDDATGVPEWAAIRTGLFSRDAFVPLEPSELVEGTLHIPFDRALIKDAPDFGVGRHLSPEQELQLYHHYGLDVAAPPPLPDHDFGRLAGTDES; encoded by the coding sequence GTGCAGACCGACATCGATCCGCGCAACCTGATCGGCCGCAAGGCGTTCGACCGCAACGGCGCGAAGATAGGCACCGTCGACGAGGTCTACCTCGACGACGCGACCGGCGTGCCGGAGTGGGCCGCCATCCGCACGGGCCTGTTCTCCCGTGACGCCTTCGTCCCCCTCGAGCCCAGCGAGCTGGTCGAGGGAACCCTGCACATCCCGTTCGACCGCGCTCTGATCAAGGACGCCCCCGACTTCGGAGTCGGCCGCCACCTCTCCCCGGAACAGGAACTCCAGCTCTACCACCACTACGGTCTGGACGTGGCGGCCCCTCCCCCGCTGCCCGACCACGATTTCGGCCGCCTGGCGGGCACCGACGAAAGCTGA
- the gcvP gene encoding aminomethyl-transferring glycine dehydrogenase yields MTAHRIPLSELEQGIPFEQRHIGPDHEARAKMLAHVGYGSLDELTAAAVPDVIRNADALDLPGARTEAEVLAELRSLADRNQVLDPMIGLGYYGTFTPPVILRNVMENPAWYTAYTPYQPEISQGRLEALLNFQTMVADLTGLPTSGASLLDEGTAAAEAMALSRRMGKNKKGLFLIDADVLPQTVAVIETRAEPTGVEVVVADLSGGIPAQIAEREINGVLVQYPGASGAVRDLKALIDQAHGLGALVTVAADLLALTLLKSPGELGADIAVGTTQRFGVPMGFGGPHAGYMAVREKFARSLPGRLVGVSVDADGNKAYRLALQTREQHIRREKATSNICTAQVLLAVMAGMYAVYHGPDGLRAIARRTHRYAAIIAAGLEAGGVEVVHRTYFDTLTARVPAKAAEVVAAARDRGVNLHLVDADRVALSCDETTARAQVAAVWAAFGVDGDIESLDAAVEDALPTGLLRSDDILTHPVFQRHRSETAMLRYLRRLADRDYALDRGMIPLGSCTMKLNATTEMEPVTWPEFGQLHPFAPAEQAQGYLTLIRELEERLAEVTGYDKVSLQPNAGSQGELAGLLAVRGYHRGNGDEQRTVCLIPSSAHGTNAASAVMAGMKVVVVKTAEDGEIDVEDLRAKIEQYRDELSVLMITYPSTHGVFEEHVADICAQVHEAGGQVYVDGANLNALVGLAKPGHFGGDVSHLNLHKTFCIPHGGGGPGVGPVAVRSHLAPYLPNHPLQPAAGPETGVGPISAAPWGSAGILPISWAYVRLMGGAGLKRATQVAVLSANYIAKRLEPHYPVLYNGPGGLVAHECIIDLRPLTRATGVTVDDVAKRLIDYGFHAPTMSFPVAGTLMIEPTESEDLIELDRFCDAMIAIRAEIEKVGAGVWPADDNPLVGAPHTAATLGGEWTHAYSREEAVFPAGVSAADKYWPPVRRVDQAFGDRNLVCSCPPPDAYED; encoded by the coding sequence ATGACCGCCCATCGCATTCCGCTCTCCGAGCTCGAGCAGGGAATCCCCTTCGAGCAGCGCCACATCGGGCCTGACCACGAGGCGCGGGCCAAGATGCTCGCGCACGTCGGTTACGGCTCGCTCGACGAGCTCACCGCCGCCGCGGTCCCCGACGTGATCAGGAACGCCGACGCGCTGGACCTGCCGGGTGCCCGCACCGAGGCCGAGGTGCTGGCCGAGCTGCGCTCCCTGGCCGACCGCAACCAGGTGCTCGACCCGATGATCGGCCTCGGCTACTACGGCACCTTCACGCCGCCCGTCATCCTGCGCAACGTCATGGAGAACCCGGCCTGGTACACCGCCTACACGCCGTACCAGCCGGAGATCTCCCAGGGCCGGCTCGAGGCGCTGCTGAACTTCCAGACGATGGTCGCCGACCTGACGGGCCTGCCGACCTCGGGCGCGTCGCTGCTCGACGAGGGCACGGCGGCCGCGGAGGCGATGGCGCTCTCACGGCGCATGGGGAAGAACAAGAAGGGCCTCTTCCTCATCGACGCGGACGTGCTGCCGCAGACCGTCGCCGTGATCGAGACGCGAGCCGAGCCGACCGGCGTCGAGGTCGTCGTCGCCGATCTGAGCGGCGGCATTCCGGCGCAGATCGCGGAGCGCGAGATCAACGGCGTGCTCGTGCAGTACCCCGGTGCCTCCGGAGCCGTGCGGGACCTGAAGGCGCTCATCGACCAGGCGCACGGGCTCGGCGCACTGGTCACCGTCGCCGCGGACCTGCTCGCGCTGACACTGCTGAAGTCGCCCGGTGAGCTGGGCGCGGACATCGCGGTCGGCACCACCCAGCGGTTCGGCGTGCCGATGGGCTTCGGCGGGCCGCACGCCGGCTACATGGCGGTGCGCGAGAAGTTCGCGCGGAGCCTGCCCGGCCGCCTCGTCGGCGTGTCCGTGGACGCGGACGGGAACAAGGCCTACCGGCTCGCCCTGCAGACGCGTGAGCAGCACATCCGGCGTGAGAAGGCGACGAGCAACATCTGCACGGCACAGGTGCTGCTGGCCGTGATGGCCGGGATGTACGCGGTCTACCACGGCCCCGACGGACTGCGCGCGATCGCCCGGCGCACGCACCGGTATGCCGCGATCATCGCCGCGGGGCTCGAGGCGGGCGGCGTCGAGGTGGTGCACCGGACGTACTTCGACACGCTGACCGCGCGGGTGCCCGCGAAGGCCGCCGAGGTCGTCGCCGCCGCGCGGGACCGCGGGGTCAACCTGCACCTCGTCGACGCCGACCGGGTGGCGCTCTCCTGTGACGAGACCACCGCGCGTGCCCAGGTCGCGGCGGTCTGGGCGGCCTTCGGGGTGGACGGCGACATCGAGTCGCTCGACGCGGCCGTCGAGGACGCCCTGCCCACCGGGCTGCTGCGGAGCGACGACATCCTGACCCACCCCGTCTTCCAGCGGCACCGGTCCGAGACGGCGATGCTGCGCTACCTGCGCAGGCTGGCCGACCGGGACTACGCGCTCGACCGGGGCATGATCCCGCTGGGCTCGTGCACCATGAAGCTCAACGCCACGACCGAGATGGAGCCGGTCACCTGGCCCGAGTTCGGGCAGCTGCACCCCTTCGCCCCCGCCGAACAGGCCCAGGGCTATCTGACGCTCATCAGGGAGCTCGAGGAGCGGCTCGCGGAGGTCACCGGGTACGACAAGGTGTCCCTGCAGCCGAACGCCGGGTCGCAGGGCGAGCTGGCCGGACTGCTCGCCGTCCGCGGCTACCACCGGGGCAACGGCGACGAGCAGCGCACCGTGTGCCTCATCCCGTCCTCCGCGCACGGCACGAACGCGGCGAGCGCCGTGATGGCCGGTATGAAGGTCGTCGTCGTGAAGACCGCCGAGGACGGCGAGATCGACGTCGAGGACCTCCGGGCGAAGATCGAGCAGTACCGGGACGAGCTGTCGGTGCTGATGATCACCTATCCGTCCACGCACGGTGTGTTCGAGGAGCACGTCGCCGACATCTGCGCCCAGGTGCACGAGGCCGGCGGGCAGGTGTACGTCGACGGCGCCAACCTCAACGCGCTCGTGGGGCTCGCCAAGCCGGGGCACTTCGGCGGCGACGTCTCGCACCTGAACCTGCACAAGACGTTCTGCATCCCGCACGGCGGCGGCGGCCCGGGCGTCGGGCCGGTGGCCGTCCGGTCGCACCTGGCGCCGTACCTGCCCAACCACCCGCTGCAGCCCGCCGCCGGGCCGGAGACGGGCGTGGGGCCGATCTCGGCGGCACCGTGGGGCTCCGCGGGCATCCTGCCGATCTCCTGGGCGTACGTGCGGCTGATGGGCGGTGCGGGCCTCAAGCGGGCCACGCAGGTGGCGGTGCTGAGCGCCAACTACATCGCCAAGCGCCTGGAGCCGCACTACCCGGTGCTCTACAACGGGCCGGGCGGGCTGGTGGCGCACGAGTGCATCATCGACCTGCGGCCGTTGACCAGGGCGACCGGTGTGACGGTGGACGACGTGGCGAAGCGCCTCATCGACTACGGCTTCCACGCGCCGACGATGTCGTTCCCGGTGGCCGGGACGCTGATGATCGAGCCGACCGAGTCCGAGGACCTGATCGAGCTCGACCGGTTCTGCGACGCGATGATCGCGATTCGCGCGGAGATCGAGAAGGTCGGCGCGGGCGTGTGGCCGGCCGACGACAACCCGCTCGTCGGCGCCCCGCACACCGCGGCCACGCTCGGTGGGGAGTGGACGCACGCGTACTCGCGTGAGGAGGCGGTCTTCCCCGCCGGGGTGTCCGCGGCCGACAAGTACTGGCCGCCGGTGCGCCGTGTCGACCAGGCCTTCGGCGACCGCAACCTCGTCTGCTCGTGCCCGCCGCCGGACGCGTACGAGGACTGA
- a CDS encoding molybdopterin-binding protein — MTLSIRNQLPGIVTAVHPGQVMALVKIRLDGGQHLTAAITLEASEQLALTPGVAVHALVKSTEVSLSTGQVAGLSIRNRLPGTITGLALGSVMAAVRITVDGGELTAAITREAATDLGLFVGSDVIALIKSTEVSLATA; from the coding sequence ATGACCTTGAGCATCCGCAACCAGCTTCCCGGCATCGTCACCGCCGTCCACCCCGGCCAGGTCATGGCCCTCGTGAAGATCCGCCTCGACGGCGGGCAGCACCTCACCGCGGCCATCACGCTGGAGGCCTCGGAGCAACTCGCCCTCACACCCGGTGTCGCCGTCCACGCCCTGGTGAAGTCGACGGAGGTCTCCCTCTCCACAGGCCAGGTCGCCGGGCTCTCGATCCGCAACCGGTTGCCCGGCACGATCACCGGACTCGCCCTCGGCTCGGTCATGGCCGCGGTGAGGATCACGGTGGACGGCGGCGAACTCACCGCGGCCATCACCAGGGAGGCTGCCACCGACCTCGGTCTGTTCGTGGGCTCCGACGTCATCGCGCTGATCAAGTCGACCGAGGTGTCCCTGGCGACCGCTTAG
- a CDS encoding molybdopterin-binding protein, giving the protein MQSYTIGQAARLLGVSPDTARRWADAGRVATHRDESGRRLVDGKALAAFCVELARSDGTEDETPRTSVRNAFPGIVTAIKLGDVAAQVEIQAGPHRLVSLLTREAVEELGLEVGMEATARVKSTNVHIDRT; this is encoded by the coding sequence ATGCAGAGCTACACGATCGGCCAGGCGGCACGACTGCTCGGCGTCAGCCCCGACACCGCGCGCCGCTGGGCGGACGCCGGCCGCGTGGCGACCCATCGCGACGAGAGCGGACGACGCCTCGTGGACGGCAAGGCCCTAGCCGCCTTCTGCGTGGAACTCGCCCGATCGGACGGCACGGAGGACGAGACACCCCGCACCTCGGTCCGCAACGCCTTCCCCGGCATCGTCACCGCGATCAAGCTGGGTGACGTTGCCGCCCAGGTGGAGATCCAGGCCGGCCCGCACCGTCTGGTCTCCCTGCTGACCCGGGAGGCGGTCGAGGAACTCGGACTGGAGGTCGGCATGGAGGCGACGGCCCGCGTGAAGTCGACCAATGTGCACATCGACCGAACGTGA
- a CDS encoding extracellular solute-binding protein — protein sequence MGDPALSRRGFLAASAAAGLGMTALSACGGGSDEGSSSGTTTIEWWNISTTQPTKDVWAALAKKFEAQNPKVKVKIVQLENDAYKSKMTALTASGKLPDIFHTWGGGVLKQQVDAGLVENLTERTKDWGESLLSVARQPYLLGDKAYGIPFDIGMIGFWYNKALFKQAGVSGPPTTWSGFLDAVRKLKAAGITPLALAGKEKWPGMYYWAYLAMRTAGVDALRKAGEDKDFTGDGFVQAGQHLQDLIDLQPFQKGFLGAAYSSPTGQAAAVGNGKAAMELMGQWAPVVEADAGKGLGANLGFFPFPAVEGGKGVITEVFGGGGGHALRKDAPQAAVDFLKFFASAATDTELVKKTGVLPVVPAAESALTDPNIKAVQAQLKGATGFQLYLDQAYAPALGQEVNDSVAALIAGSKSPRQVSESITKVAKEEQ from the coding sequence ATGGGCGACCCGGCACTCTCCCGCCGAGGCTTCCTGGCGGCCTCCGCCGCGGCCGGTCTGGGCATGACGGCACTGAGCGCCTGCGGCGGCGGCTCGGACGAGGGGTCGTCGTCGGGGACGACCACCATCGAGTGGTGGAACATCTCCACCACTCAGCCGACCAAGGACGTATGGGCCGCGTTGGCCAAGAAGTTCGAGGCGCAGAACCCCAAGGTGAAGGTCAAGATCGTCCAGCTGGAGAACGACGCCTACAAGTCGAAGATGACGGCGTTGACCGCTTCCGGGAAGCTCCCCGACATCTTTCACACCTGGGGCGGCGGGGTCCTGAAGCAGCAGGTCGACGCGGGGCTCGTGGAGAACCTCACGGAACGCACGAAGGACTGGGGGGAGAGCCTGCTGTCCGTCGCCCGGCAGCCGTATCTGCTCGGCGACAAGGCGTACGGCATACCGTTCGACATCGGCATGATCGGGTTCTGGTACAACAAGGCCCTCTTCAAGCAGGCCGGGGTCAGCGGGCCGCCCACCACCTGGAGCGGCTTCCTCGACGCGGTGCGCAAGCTGAAGGCCGCCGGGATCACCCCGCTCGCCCTCGCCGGCAAGGAGAAGTGGCCCGGCATGTACTACTGGGCCTACCTCGCGATGCGCACCGCCGGCGTCGACGCGCTGCGGAAGGCCGGGGAGGACAAGGACTTCACCGGTGACGGTTTCGTCCAGGCCGGACAGCACCTCCAGGACCTCATCGATCTGCAGCCGTTCCAGAAGGGCTTCCTCGGCGCCGCGTACTCCAGCCCCACCGGCCAGGCCGCGGCCGTCGGCAACGGCAAGGCGGCGATGGAACTCATGGGCCAGTGGGCGCCGGTCGTGGAGGCCGACGCGGGCAAGGGGCTCGGCGCGAACCTAGGTTTCTTCCCGTTCCCGGCGGTCGAGGGCGGCAAGGGCGTGATCACCGAGGTGTTCGGCGGCGGCGGCGGACACGCGCTGCGCAAGGACGCCCCGCAGGCGGCCGTCGACTTCCTGAAGTTCTTCGCCTCCGCCGCCACGGACACCGAACTCGTCAAGAAGACCGGGGTGCTGCCGGTCGTCCCGGCCGCCGAGAGCGCCCTGACGGACCCGAACATCAAGGCCGTACAGGCACAGTTGAAGGGCGCCACCGGCTTCCAGCTCTACCTCGACCAGGCCTACGCGCCCGCCCTCGGCCAGGAGGTCAACGACAGCGTCGCCGCTCTGATCGCCGGTTCGAAATCGCCCCGGCAGGTCAGCGAGTCGATCACCAAGGTCGCGAAGGAAGAGCAGTAG
- a CDS encoding carbohydrate ABC transporter permease yields the protein MTSTFLPDKRSGPDLEPAPPAVAAGRARARRRALHWLTAVGFQVPALVLFGTLVLLPMLFAVYAAFFRWGGFGMPEDFVGGDNFTRLFKDPVFLGDLWRCLLLVGLSLLLQLPFALALAVALNQKIRGRAVYRMLFFAPYILSEAITGVLFSMIFAPDDGLADHVLGAVGLDGAGGQWFSDPSTVMATLFLVMTWKYFGFHMMLYLAGLQSIPAELTEAALIDGAGPWQRFRNVTLPLLAPTLRISVFLSVIGAIQLFDLVWVVTAGGPDHHSETMAVTMFQYGFKRYQVGYASAISVVMFGICLVFALAYQRFVLRRDLQGATTTMRGGGS from the coding sequence ATGACCTCCACCTTCCTCCCGGACAAGCGCAGCGGTCCGGACCTCGAGCCCGCACCGCCGGCCGTCGCCGCGGGCCGCGCGCGGGCCCGCCGACGGGCCCTGCACTGGCTCACCGCCGTCGGCTTCCAGGTGCCCGCGCTGGTGCTGTTCGGCACGCTCGTGCTGCTGCCGATGCTCTTCGCGGTGTACGCCGCGTTCTTCCGCTGGGGCGGCTTCGGGATGCCCGAGGACTTCGTGGGCGGCGACAACTTCACCCGGCTCTTCAAGGACCCGGTGTTCCTCGGCGACCTGTGGCGCTGCCTGCTCCTGGTCGGCCTCTCGCTCCTGCTGCAACTGCCGTTCGCGCTGGCCCTCGCCGTCGCGCTGAACCAGAAGATCCGCGGCCGGGCCGTCTACCGGATGCTGTTCTTCGCGCCGTACATCCTCTCCGAGGCCATCACCGGCGTGCTGTTCAGCATGATCTTCGCCCCGGACGACGGCCTGGCCGACCATGTGCTGGGCGCCGTCGGGCTGGACGGGGCGGGCGGGCAGTGGTTCTCCGATCCCTCCACCGTCATGGCCACCCTCTTCCTGGTCATGACGTGGAAGTACTTCGGCTTCCACATGATGCTCTACCTGGCCGGACTGCAGTCCATCCCGGCCGAGCTGACCGAGGCGGCCCTGATCGACGGGGCCGGCCCCTGGCAGCGCTTTCGCAACGTCACTCTGCCGCTGCTCGCACCGACCCTGCGGATCAGCGTCTTCCTGTCGGTCATCGGCGCGATCCAGCTCTTCGACCTGGTGTGGGTCGTCACCGCGGGCGGCCCGGACCACCACTCCGAGACGATGGCCGTGACCATGTTCCAGTACGGCTTCAAGCGCTACCAGGTCGGCTACGCCAGTGCGATCAGCGTCGTCATGTTCGGCATCTGCCTCGTCTTCGCCCTCGCCTACCAGCGGTTCGTGCTCCGCCGCGACCTCCAGGGCGCCACCACGACCATGCGAGGAGGCGGCTCGTGA
- a CDS encoding carbohydrate ABC transporter permease, with the protein MAVPLVYAVLSGFKSTDQLSRNPIGLPDPWVPSNYTDILGAGSFWRLVGSSTLIAVGTTVVVVAVSALAAFSFARFAFRGRELLFTLFTMGLMFPFAVAALPLFLLLRSIGLLDNPLGVILPQAAFGLPMTIVILRGFFREIPAELEEAATLDGCGPLGFFWRILLPMARPALGTVSVLAVVGSWNNFLLPLLVFNEPTWWTIPIGVQQFQGQYSAEYARVFAYLVLAMVPALAFYSVAERQLVGGLSAGATKG; encoded by the coding sequence ATGGCCGTACCTCTCGTGTACGCCGTGCTGTCCGGCTTCAAGTCCACCGACCAGCTCTCGCGCAACCCCATCGGCCTGCCCGACCCGTGGGTCCCCTCCAACTACACCGACATCCTCGGCGCCGGCTCGTTCTGGCGCCTGGTCGGCAGCAGCACCCTCATCGCGGTCGGGACGACCGTGGTCGTCGTCGCGGTGTCCGCGCTCGCGGCGTTCTCCTTCGCCCGCTTCGCCTTCCGGGGGCGGGAGCTGCTGTTCACCCTGTTCACCATGGGGCTGATGTTCCCCTTCGCGGTGGCGGCGCTGCCCCTGTTCCTGCTGCTGCGCTCCATCGGCCTGTTGGACAACCCCCTCGGCGTGATCCTGCCGCAGGCCGCGTTCGGACTGCCGATGACGATCGTCATCCTGCGCGGGTTCTTCCGGGAGATCCCCGCCGAACTGGAGGAGGCGGCCACCCTCGACGGCTGCGGGCCGCTCGGCTTCTTCTGGCGGATCCTGCTGCCCATGGCCAGGCCCGCCCTCGGCACGGTCTCGGTCCTCGCCGTGGTCGGCAGCTGGAACAACTTCCTGCTGCCGCTGCTGGTCTTCAACGAACCCACCTGGTGGACCATCCCGATCGGGGTCCAGCAGTTCCAGGGGCAGTACTCCGCCGAGTACGCGCGCGTCTTCGCCTATCTCGTCCTCGCCATGGTCCCCGCCCTGGCCTTCTACTCCGTCGCCGAGCGCCAACTCGTCGGCGGCCTCTCCGCCGGCGCCACGAAGGGATGA
- a CDS encoding endo-1,4-beta-xylanase: MPSTARTRLRLAGALATVLVAAGVVTGPAAQAHEQPAHGKPRATLADLAHRHGRYFGSATDNPELTDTAYTKILGHEFDMITPGNGMKWYATEPQQGVFDWTAGDQIVDLARAHHQKVRAHTLVWHSQLPGWLTGREWTADELRAVLKKHIQTEVRHYRGKVYAWDVVNEAFNEDGTYRETVFYKTLGPGYIADALRWAHQADPKAKLYLNDYNIEAVGPKSDAYHALAKELKARRVPLDGIGLQAHLALQYGYPTTLEDNLRRFSRLGLDTAFTEVDVRMVLPATEEKLARQADWYRDMTRSCLAVRRCVGITVWDYTDKYSWIPAFFPGEGAALPWDEQLAPKPAYRAIREALS; the protein is encoded by the coding sequence ATGCCCAGCACCGCCCGCACCCGGCTCAGACTCGCCGGCGCCCTCGCCACCGTCCTGGTCGCCGCCGGCGTGGTCACCGGACCGGCCGCACAGGCCCACGAGCAACCCGCGCACGGAAAGCCGCGCGCCACCCTCGCCGACCTCGCCCACCGCCACGGCCGCTACTTCGGCAGCGCCACCGACAACCCCGAACTCACCGACACCGCCTACACCAAGATCCTGGGCCACGAGTTCGACATGATCACCCCGGGCAACGGTATGAAGTGGTACGCCACCGAGCCCCAGCAGGGCGTCTTCGACTGGACCGCCGGCGACCAGATCGTGGACCTCGCCCGCGCCCACCACCAGAAGGTCCGCGCGCACACCCTGGTCTGGCACAGCCAGTTGCCCGGCTGGCTGACGGGCAGGGAGTGGACGGCCGACGAGCTGCGGGCCGTGCTGAAGAAGCACATCCAGACCGAGGTCCGCCACTACCGGGGCAAGGTCTACGCCTGGGACGTCGTCAACGAGGCGTTCAACGAGGACGGCACCTACCGTGAGACGGTCTTCTACAAGACCCTCGGACCCGGCTACATCGCCGACGCCCTGCGCTGGGCGCACCAGGCCGACCCGAAGGCGAAGCTCTACCTCAACGACTACAACATCGAGGCTGTCGGCCCGAAGAGCGACGCCTACCATGCCCTCGCCAAGGAACTGAAGGCCCGGCGCGTCCCGCTCGACGGCATCGGCCTGCAGGCCCACCTCGCCCTCCAGTACGGCTATCCGACGACCCTCGAGGACAACCTCCGCCGCTTCTCGCGGCTCGGCCTGGACACCGCGTTCACCGAGGTCGACGTCCGGATGGTGCTGCCCGCCACCGAGGAGAAGCTGGCCCGACAGGCCGACTGGTACCGGGACATGACCCGGTCGTGCCTCGCGGTGCGGCGGTGCGTCGGCATCACCGTCTGGGACTACACGGACAAGTACTCGTGGATTCCGGCGTTCTTCCCCGGCGAGGGCGCGGCGCTGCCCTGGGACGAGCAGCTCGCGCCGAAGCCGGCGTACCGGGCGATCCGGGAGGCGCTCAGCTAG
- a CDS encoding LacI family DNA-binding transcriptional regulator, translated as MTTDDATRASRIEVRVTITEIARQAGVSVPTVSRVVNGRSDVSPRTRARVEDLLQLHGYRRRPPSAPTRASLLDLVFNDLDSPWAVEIIRGVEEAAHAEGVGTVVSAIHGRSGDAREWMRNLRSRASDGVVLVTSALEPTLHEQLRVLGVPLVVVDPTGSPAADTATIGAANWSGGLAATEHLLSLGHRRIGLIAGPARLLCSRARFDGYRAALEGAGLAVDDALVVPGDFHPESGFTGCNTLLDLPEPPTAVFAASDQMALGAIEALRRRGLRTPEDMSVVGFDDLPEVRWSAPPLTTVRQPLAEMGKLAVRTVLSLARGERPDSPRVELGTELVVRASTAPPRGAS; from the coding sequence GTGACGACGGACGATGCGACGCGCGCGTCCCGGATCGAGGTCCGGGTCACGATCACCGAGATCGCCCGGCAGGCCGGCGTCTCGGTACCGACCGTGTCCCGGGTGGTCAACGGCCGCTCCGACGTGTCGCCTCGGACGCGGGCCCGGGTCGAGGACCTGCTGCAGCTGCACGGCTACCGCAGGCGTCCCCCCTCGGCGCCGACCCGCGCCTCCCTGCTCGACCTGGTCTTCAACGATCTCGACAGCCCGTGGGCGGTGGAGATCATCCGCGGTGTGGAGGAGGCCGCCCACGCGGAGGGGGTCGGCACGGTGGTGTCGGCGATCCACGGACGCTCGGGCGACGCCCGCGAGTGGATGCGCAACCTGCGCTCACGCGCCTCCGACGGCGTCGTCCTGGTCACCTCGGCTCTGGAGCCCACCCTGCACGAGCAGCTGCGCGTGCTGGGCGTTCCACTGGTCGTCGTCGATCCCACCGGCTCCCCCGCGGCCGACACGGCGACGATCGGCGCGGCCAACTGGTCCGGCGGTCTCGCGGCCACCGAGCACCTGCTGTCGCTGGGCCACCGCAGGATCGGCCTGATCGCGGGCCCGGCCCGACTGCTGTGCTCGCGCGCCCGCTTCGACGGCTACCGGGCCGCGCTGGAAGGGGCGGGCCTCGCCGTCGACGACGCCCTCGTCGTCCCTGGGGACTTCCACCCCGAGTCGGGTTTCACCGGCTGCAACACCCTGCTCGACCTGCCCGAACCGCCGACCGCGGTGTTCGCTGCCAGCGACCAGATGGCGCTCGGGGCGATCGAGGCGCTGCGCCGGCGCGGCCTGCGCACTCCGGAGGACATGAGCGTCGTCGGCTTCGACGACCTGCCGGAGGTCCGCTGGTCGGCGCCGCCCCTGACCACAGTCCGCCAGCCCCTGGCCGAGATGGGCAAACTCGCCGTCCGCACGGTCCTGAGCCTGGCCCGCGGCGAGCGCCCCGACTCGCCGCGGGTGGAACTGGGCACGGAGCTGGTGGTGCGGGCCAGCACCGCGCCGCCCCGTGGCGCTAGCTGA